One Setaria viridis chromosome 5, Setaria_viridis_v4.0, whole genome shotgun sequence genomic region harbors:
- the LOC117856808 gene encoding probable histone acetyltransferase HAC-like 3 — protein MTQTLQGKVMASNAPSSFSIRQQMSPSDFDMLQPDNMDQSTSPIRSIVIQKIASCLGKRELFAKFSPDYLLKISRNIDELLYRSAPKVRYMDLDTLEARVDALLSSVSYRNHRDSWVSSAAASTKNLHQLPGIQMTDSSVYHDVVAPGFTNLPARARDVPTHTMFTSQRYLPHNYNVAAANFPLTVRPESFRTTIVSPCVSVPPKCSSGLGGIASDGLPNGHVKDHFPGDAHPVDSPISSMSGSSSPLSAVCDPTTSPSAMIRSSMDSVSKASGQKLSAGSDVYSTGEGQSFQQHREYERELDGAWSQPVELSIQSNRTTERHELYLKGECHLDRCMEVEGKYCRVSDCEDLCREKYSSLSTPRAQYQCCFMTDCDPCDPERERVGRSEQTSNSTVSKPSSTVSDESYGKRPAKRLKADVPSLVNVNQAESPKEQKPVVNENHAYGETVQSEITELPTKSPCSSSGDINADTNNTLEQGSEDVHNMDVVAEEELHCVKGDIEMKDSKTVALDQTANQVNISSRRKRGASILYALTAEELRDHLSSLINQHTCLSKVISQEIQLIEGLPDQNTCSFCGMERLLFEPPPRFCALCFKIINSTGCYYAEVENGKDKTSICSKCHHLSSSRAKYVKRFNYAETDAEAEWWVQCDKCKAWQHEICALFNRKCEGAKAEYTCAKCFLKEKDSGDIHALESSTVLGARELPRTKLSDHIEQRLSERLEQDRQQRANASAKGAEEVPRVEGLAVRVVSSADRVLQVQPRFHEFFKQEKYPGEFPYKSKAILLFQKIEGVDVCLFAMYVQEYGSDCPSPNQRHVYLAYIDSVKYFRPEIKSASGEALRTFVYHEILIGYLDYCKKRGFVSCSIWTCPSTKRDDYVLYCHPTVQKMPKSDKLRSWYQNLIKKAVKEGVVVERNTLSDFFLQPTNECKANISAARLPYCENDFWPGEAERLLEKKDDKTSQKQGTQVGRLLRVAKRDDRKGNLEDILLVHKLGERMRTMKEDFIMLCLEQFCKHCHQPIVSGRSWVCTSCKNFHLCDRCHAEEQNTAQKDRHPATTKQKHAFQRIEVEPLPETDDGDPTMESKYFDSRIDFLKHCQDNQFQFDTIRRAKHSTMMILYYLHNSTCSACHCAVDQCLVWRCLECLGCTFCDPCYKQNGESLHIHELRQIDASKTMQMNAIQDYVEGLVHASRCFDPCNCTLQVCLTLKKLFFHGVRCDIRARNWGGCNKCVFMWKLLLRHSKHCNDANCMVPRCRDIKAYMTEKIKLGGPVL, from the exons GTCCGTTACATGGATCTCGACACTCTAGAAGCTAGGGTGGATGCTTTGCTCAGTTCTGTATCGTATAGAAACCACAGAGATTCTTGGGTATCTTCAGCAGCTGCATCGACAAAGAATTTACATCAGCTGCCTGGGATACAGATGACAGACTCTAGTGTCTATCATGATGTAGTTGCCCCTGGTTTTACTAACTTGCCTGCACGTGCAAGAGACGTGCCTACACATACTATGTTCACTTCTCAGA GATATTTACCACATAATTACAATGTGGCAGCTGCTAATTTTCCTCTTACAGTGAGGCCCGAAAGCTTTAGGACCACCATAGTTTCTCCATGTGTATCAGTGCCTCCAAAATGTAGTTCAGGCCTTGGTGGGATCGCCAGTGATGGATTGCCAAATGGCCATGTAAAGGACCATTTTCCAG GTGATGCTCATCCTGTTGATAGTCCAATATCATCCATGTCTGGGAGTTCCAGTCCTTTATCAGCCGTGTGTGATCCAACCACAAGTCCCAGTGCAATGATAAGATCGTCGATGGACTCTGTCTCTAAAGCATCTGGACAAAAACTTTCTGCAGGTTCTGATGTATATTCCACTGGTGAAGGACAGTCATTTCAACAACATAGAGAATATGAGAGAGAGTTAGATGGTGCATGGAGCCAGCCAGTAGAGCTGTCAATTCAATCAAATAGGACAACTGAAAGGCATGAATTGTATCTCAAAGGAGAATGTCATCTTGACAGATGCATGGAAGTGGAAGGGAAATATTGTCGTGTGTCAGACTGTGAAGATTTGTGCAGGGAGAAATACTCAAGTTTAAGCACACCCAGGGCCCAGTACCAGTGCTGCTTCATGACAGATTGTGATCCTTGTGACCCTGAGAGAGAAAGAGTTGGGAGATCTGAGCAGACATCAAATAGCACAGTGTCAAAGCCATCTTCAACTGTTTCAGATGAATCTTATGGCAAGCGTCCAGCAAAACGCCTGAAGGCTGATGTTCCCAGTCTTGTCAATGTCAATCAAGCAGAGAGTCCAAAAGAGCAAAAGCCTGTTGTGAATGAGAATCATGCATATGGTGAAACAGTACAATCAGAAATCACGGAATTACCTACAAAGTCACCTTGCAGTTCGTCAGGTGACATTAATGCTGACACCAATAATACGCTAGAACAGGGTAGTGAAGATGTACATAACATGGATGTTGTTGCAGAAGAAGAATTGCACTGTGTAAAGGGTGACATTGAGATGAAAGACTCTAAGACTGTTGCATTGGATCAGACAGCGAATCAGGTCAATATAAGTTCCAGGAGAAAAAGAGGGGCTTCTATACTTTACGCATTAACTGCTGAGGAGCTTAGAGATCACTTGAGTAGTCTAATAAACCAGCATACTTGTCTG agCAAGGTGATATCTCAAGAAATCCAATTAATCGAAGGCTTGCCTGATCAGAATACATGCAGTTTCTGTGGGATGGAGAGGCTTCTTTTTGAACCACCTCCGCGATTTTGTGCTCTCTGTTTCAAAATAATAAATTCTACAGGGTGCTATTATGCTGAAGTTGAAAATGGAAAGGATAAAACTTCTATTTGTAGCAAATGCCACCATCTAAGCAGTTCCAGAGCTAAATATGTGAAGAGATTCAATTATGCTGAAACAGATGCTGAGGCTGAATGG TGGGTCCAGTGTGACAAATGCAAAGCTTGGCAGCATGAAATCTGTGCTCTTTTTAACAGAAAGTGTGAAGGGGCGAAGGCTGAATATACTTGTGCAAAATGTTTTTTGAAGGAAAAAGATAGTGGAGACATTCATGCACTGGAGTCATCCACTGTTCTTGGAGCACGGGAGTTACCAAGAACTAAACTAAGTGATCATATTGAGCAGAGGCTTTCTGAGAGGCTTGAGCAGGACAGGCAACAGAGGGCAAATGCCTCAGCAAAAGGTGCTGAAGAG GTACCACGAGTTGAAGGTCTTGCAGTTAGAGTAGTATCTTCAGCTGACAGAGTACTGCAAGTTCAACCTCGTTTTCATGAATTTTTTAAACAAGAAAAGTATCCTGGAGAATTTCCATACAAATCAAAG GCAATTCTCTTGTTTCAAAAGATTGAAGGTGTGGATGTTTGCCTGTTCGCCATGTATGTACAAGAGTACGGTTCAGATTGCCCATCACCAAATCAAAGGCATGTTTATCTTGCATATATCGACTCTGTCAAGTACTTCAGGCCTGAAATCAAATCTGCAAGTGGGGAGGCTCTCCGTACTTTTGTCTATCATGAAATTTTG ATTGGTTATCTGGACTACTGCAAGAAACGAGGATTCGTAAGTTGTTCCATTTGGACTTGCCCATCTACGAAGCGTGATGATTATGTTTTATATTGTCATCCAACAGTACAAAAGATGCCCAAGTCGGACAAGCTTCGAAGCTG GTATCAGAACTTGATCAAAAAGGCTGTTAAGGAGGGGGTAGTTGTGGAGCGTAATACACTCTCTGACTTTTTCCTTCAGCCTACCAACGAATGCAAGGCCAATATTTCAGCAGCACGCTTGCCATACTGTGAGAATGATTTCTGGCCTGGAGAAGCAGAGAGGCTCCTTGAGAAGAAAGATGATAAAACCTCACagaagcaagggacacaagtagGAAGGCTCTTACGTGTTGCCAAACGTGACGACAGAAAAGGAAACCTTGAAGATATTTTACTTGTGCACAag CTTGGAGAAAGGATGCGCACCATGAAAGAAGACTTCATCATGCTTTGTCTAGAGCAGTTTTGCAAGCACTGTCACCAACCTATTGTATCTGGGAGAAGTTGGGTTTGCACTAGCTGTAAAAATTTCCATCTTTGTGACAG GTGTCATGCAGAGGAGCAGAATACAGCACAGAAGGACAGGCATCCAGCCACAACAAAACAGAAGCATGCATTTCAAAGA ATAGAGGTAGAACCACTTCCGGAGACTGACGATGGAGATCCAACAATGGAAAGCAAGTATTTTGACAGCAGAATAGATTTCTTGAAGCACTGTCAAGACAACCAGTTCCAATTTGATACCATCCGGCGGGCAAAACATTCTACGATGATGATTCTTTATTACCTACACAATTCGACTTGTTCTGCTTGCCACTGTGCTGTGGATCAATGCTTGGTGTGGCGATGCCTAGAGTGCCTAGGCTGCACCTTTTGTGATCCATGCTACAAACAAAATGGTGAAAGTTTGCATATTCATGAATTAAGACAGATTGATGCTAGCAAAACAATGCAGATGAATGCTATACAG GACTACGTTGAAGGCCTTGTGCATGCATCAAGATGCTTTGATCCTTGCAACTGCACTCTTCAAGTTTGTTTAACCTTGAAGAAATTGTTCTTCCATGGCGTTCGATGTGATATCCGTGCCCGCAACTGGGGAGGTTGCAACAAGTGTGTCTTCATGTGGAAACTTCTGCTAAGGCACTCAAAACATTGCAACGACGCAAACTGTATGGTTCCCAGATGCAG GGATATAAAGGCATACATGACTGAAAAGATAAAGCTTGGTGGTCCTGTGTTGTAG